Part of the Aquimarina sp. TRL1 genome, GTAATTAAACCATCTTTTCGGTTCAATATGTATTCTTTTTTCGGCATTGTAAAGTAGTAGATTATAAAAAATAATAGAATTAACATTGCGATAGTATTTAGGACAATACTTGTTATATCCCATTCTTCAAGAAAAATAATAAAACATAAAATAGAAAATAAAGCCATTCCACCACCCCATAATGGAATAGCTATAGCTGCTGATTCGAAAACTAAGTAGTTATTATCTGCATGAATAAAAACCCCCTTTTTTTTAACTTTTTCATTCGTTAGATCACGAGGCATTTCATGGATTTGTTTATCTATTTTGTGATAGTATTTTTGTAACCCCAATTGAGCTTCTCCATAATTTTCATGGGTGATACTACGTTTATAATCTATTGCCATGCCTGTGGTGTTTTAAGATCGTCTAAAGTACTAATTACAAACTTTTTTTCCATGCTGTAATCAAACCCATAATGATTTCCTGCAATTTTAAATAAAGCTCCCAACCAACGCGGTTGATTTTTTTCTAAAGTATACGGAAAATAGTGCTCTAATGCCTGATCCATTGTTAATCTGGAAATAAAGAGCATATCAGATTGAGAAGTACTGCTTTTTTGTATCGTTTTAGGTATTTCAAATCTGATTTGGACAGAAGGTCTAATGGCTTCATTTAAAACAATGGTCGGTTTATTTTGATTTGATAATTCCTTTGGATTCCCTTGCCAAATTCCATTTTCGAAATAATATATTTTGTAATCTAATTGTTCTGGTTTATTAAAAAACTTTAAAAAAGTCATCTGTACTGTTATTTTTTCTGCATGAATGACCAGAGATGGACGACGTTTTTTATGTTGTAAGCTTTTTTTGTAGGATGCTATTTTTACCAATGCGTGATTACAAACGGTCATATCCAGTAGGGTAGCACTTGCTTTATATGGATCTGATAAGATTAGATAATCCGGAGATATTTTATCTACCAGTAGTTTTCTGTTTTGATAGAGTCTTTCTATATATTCCATAGGGGATTCTCCTTTTATGACAGGGAAGTCTTTATAATCACTGAAGAGATAATGTTTAAAATAATACTCTAGATCTGTATCGGTAAGTATTTCTGAGACAATCAATAGTCCTACCCCTACAGCGGCAGCAATCCATCCTACTGGTCCAGTAAGCCCAAGAGCAGTTCCTGTTGCAGCGACGGAAGTTGCACCCAAAGTAGTAGCTGTAGATGTAATTGATACTCCTGCTGCTACAGTAAATGCCATTCCTGCACCAACTAATGCTAGTGATTTATCATCATCTCTAGCAGATCCAGCCTCTATTGCATCCCAAAAACACATAGCGGCTGTAAATACGGCTCCTACAGTTCCTGCAATTTTAGTTCCTGCTTCAAAAAACCTAGTTACTTCTTTTCCTGAATGTTCCATAAAAGCTTTTTGTAAGTTCATTCCTGCCTCAGTTAATTTGAAGGACGAAGCAATAAAACTGGTCACTTCTTTTCCTTTTTTTTCTTGTTTTGCTTTTACAAAAGCATTATAAAAATTATAGACTTCTAATATTGCAAATACCCCATTAAATGCACGTCCATTTACCATCTTGGCTAATCGTTCATGTCTGGCGTTTTTAAGGATGGTTTCTTCATCCATTTCTTTCATTGTTCGAAGGGCTAATACATGTTTACCCTTTTGACTTTGTCTGAGTTCTATACCTTCAGATTCTTTTAGAATTCGCCAAACATCAACCTTTTTACCTGTATATTTTCCTGATTTCACATACTTAGGGTCAATCTCAACACCTAATTCTTCTAAACGAAGGTGAATCTCACTCTTTCGTACCTCAAACATTTCTTTTCCATAGACTTTTAGATTTTTGTTGAGTTTTTTTACGGTAAATTCAACCATCTGATCTATCTCCTGAAAACTTTTACCTCCCTGTTCTCTAGTTGTAAAAGCTAAACTTGCCAAATGCTTTAATCGTTTGGTATATACTCCAGCTATTTTCTGACTGGTTTTAAATTTATCTCCTGCAATGTTTTCAAGATTTAACCCTACCCCTAGCAGACCATATAGGGGATCTATTCCTTTAAAATCATCAGCATTACTATTTCCTGAATGCTCACTTTCATTATCACTATCAATAATACTCCATACCCATCTTACCCATTGATCTGAGTTGGTGTATTCTCTGGGAAGTAATAAATGTCGTTCATAGATCATTGGAGTAGTTCCTAGATGATCTAATAGTTCCATACAAGTATCCCTTCCTTCAACACATTTTTCTGTACCACTGTGCAGGTAGTCATCAAGGGTAGGTTTAAAGTAATCACTTTGTAGTAGGGTCGCTAAGTCTTTTCTATAACTATTAACAACACTTCTGGTTTGTGCTCTTTGATTGATTCCTAATATGCCGTGGATTTTTTCTCGATTCACACCATGTCCTAATGCAATTTGATAATTCTTGCTAGTAGAGATAGTTCCGGCTTTGGTAATCCGTCTGTTAATGGTAAAATCTCCTGGATGCACCTCAAAAAAATCTTTTCCCTGACCTCCTCCATCATATTTCTGAATTGTTTCAGCATCATTATATATCATCTGATAGGTAGTTAGTGCCAAAGAGTAAATATGCCCATAGTAGGCTTTCTTGGGGGTAGGAGTTTCTATATCACCTTTTGATATTCGATCATAGGCTTTTTGTTGTGTTTCTCCACTTTGTATGGCAGCTATTAATGCTTGATGATGTAATACCTTATCAGAAAGAGCTTCATTCATATCTTTGGCACAGCCTAATGGATCATCAAGGATGATGAACATATCTTCAAGGGTTTCGTTATTTCCTCTTACTTCTTCTGCTCTTTCTGTAGCATATATCTGTTGTAATGTTTTATGATATGAGCCGCTATATGCAGATTCTTTATCAAATACAGCATCTGCTTTGTAGTAGGGTAAAATATGTGGGTCTTCTGTTTGTTCTTCTCCTTTTGTAAAACCAGTACAGGCAATACGCTTCATTCGTTTTTTTCTATAATCTGTATCAGTGGTTACTTTTTGCAGGTATTGGAGTCCCCACTGTACAGGGGAGTAGCAAATAGACCAGTTACTGCCTTTTTTTACAGTAACATGTGAAACTGGTTTTTTAGATGCGGTTCTATATTCTTTGTAGTTTCCATTGGTGTCTTTATTCTTTTTGAAGGAAATAGTGTGTAAAAAACCTAGCGCATCAATTTCGTATTCTAAAAAGTTATTTTGTGGATCAGCTTCATCAATTAGATATAGATATCCCTCTCGCATAGCAGTTCTGGCAACATAAAAATTATCATTTTTAGGCAGTTCTTTTATTCCAAGAACAGTAACTTCTTCTAAGTTTACCGTAGGATAGTAGGTATTAAGCTGTTGGTCTTGTCTAAGGGGGATTTCTAATTCGGGAGTACCATTGGTCATACGAATCACACTCCCATGTGTGTATGGAGTAATAGTAGGACTTGCAGGAGCATCGACTTCTATATCACTATCAAAAGGAGTATTACGATCAAAGAGACCGTATCTTAGAAAATGTAAATGTATTCCCGCTTTATGTACTTCTATTACCGGGCTAGGCTGACTAATGATATCACCTACCTGACATGTAAAAGTGTATGTATTTACAAGGGTGTTATATTCCTTGTCCTGATTTTCTTCTAAAGCATTATTTTCTTTCATATTGAAGTAGGTTTTAAGTGTATTACTTCTTTTTTTAATTGTAGAGAGGGTTGTCTTTATTCGACAATCGATATTTAAATTGTTCCAGAGATTCTCTGGTAAAACGATAATACCCTTTATGGAGTTTGATAGCCCCTCTTATAGGTGGTATTTCTTTTACTATATTAAAATCAGTAGTATCAGACATTGGAGATAGTATAAGAGTAAGCATCCTATTTTTAGCAATCCCCCATGAGATATAACACCCCTCTTTTAAAAGTGTTATTGTATCACCTAACAGGTCTTTTGATAGACTATATGCTATTTCATTTTTTAAAGCCGTCTTTTGTTGTTGTATCCATCTTTTTTTATGTGTTGTAAGAGATAAGGATATTGAATCTTGTTTTTTTGTTTTCTCTAATAATTCGATGATGTTTTGAGAATCCATATCTGTGAGTTTAGCCCATTCTTCTGCTAAAAAAGTTCCATTACTATCAATAGCCACCATTTTTAGATATACATTGGTATCTAATATTCCGGGAAGTAATAGAAATTCAGAAACGGAAGAGGTTTCTGTTAAAGAAAGTATTTGCTCTTTAGAAAGAGTAAATACCGGATCTCGTTTTTGTAGTATTTCTATAGAAACTACCTGTTGCCAATTGGTATAATAAGGATCAATTCCTATGCTTTCTTTCTTTGAATCAGTTTGTTTTTGTTGTGTACAGCAGATAAAGAGTAATAGTATTATACCATACCACTGCATGTTAATATGTCGTAACATTATTTGTTTTTTAGCATTACAATCCCTTTCCCTATTAATAAGAAATTAGGAATATAATAGTGATACATTGTATATGATATACTCTATCATATACGCTATTAGTGGGGTGTGGTGAACTTTGCTATCTACCTGTTTGTAGAATTTTGATTAGAATAATAGGAAATACACTTATCAAAAAATTATAAAAAAAGTGAACTATTATTGAATACAAAACTCCATAATTAATCCGTATATAAGTGAAAAATAATGCAGATATAGATGTCATAATAAATATACTTACAACATGTCTTTCATTAGCTTGACCACTAAAAAAAATATGCCATAAAGTAAATAGAATAACCTGCATCCATAAAATTAAATTGAAATAATTATTAAATCCCTTTTTAATTTGTCTTTGATACCCAAATAGAGTTTTAAATAAAATAAAATACATCACGATTGTAGTTATAGAAAACATTATGATATATCGAAGCATTGGAAATATAGAATCTGGAGATAAATAATGAACTTTAATTTTAAGAATTAGAAATAAAATATTAGTCCCTAATAACGCTAAAGAAAATATTACTAGTTTGTAATTAAATTTAGTTAATAACCCCCTATATTTAAACTCTTCCATAATAGCTGTAAAAACTAAAAAAAATGTAGTACTAAAAACATTTAAATCTTTATCAGTTCTAGTAACTATTTCTTCTACTTCAAAAGGAAATATTTTTTTTAAAATAATTGAAATACAAAATAAAAACACTATAAATGCTATAAAGAGGGAGGGTATAAATACCCTCGCCTTTCTATTATCAATATTATATCTATTAAAATGATCTTTAAAAAAACTAGTTATCATTATAGTCTAAAATATATGGTAGTTTTTGATGAGTCCTTCTAGCATTTACTGGTTTTAATCCTAGAAATTCTTTTGCTCTTTTATTAATTTTATTTGAAAGAGTTTGGTCTTGTTCATCAGGAATGACGACTACTCTCAAAATGAGTTCTAATGAACTGTAAAAAAGTGTCTTACTTTTATTAAATCATTTTTTAATAGTTTATGTTTATTAGGATATAAAATATGACTTGCAAGAGCCTAAAAAGAAAAGGTTTCATTTTGATTGATAATCATTTCCCTAAAGGGGAGATATAATCCAACTTTTTTAGTATCCTATATTGTAAACTAAATAGTGTTTTTTTTAATTTAACTAATAGTTTTTTGCTTGGATTTTTCATATCATATTTCACTATCTTTTTTAAAATTATTTAACTATCTCCATTAAATTAGATATGAAATTGTTTTTCCTCTCTTCATCATTTATAATTTTTTCTATAAAATACTCCCATTTGGAATCCTCGTCATCAATATAATCAAAAGGTGTTGGGTATAAATTTTCTTCAAAGTCAGTATATGAATAACTAACAATTTTATTCTTTTTATCAAAAAGAATAAGTGTTTTAATGTTTTTAGAAGAATCTGTTTTTTTTAGAACAATATTATGATCTTTAGTTATATGGTATTTATCAGAACCATATAAGAAATAAAGCTTGTTCTTTTGCACCAATACACCTGTTAGTATACTGTCTATGATTTTATACCATCCATTTATTACATCTATATTTTCTAATTCTTTTTCAATTTGCATTTCGAAATCAAAATATTTTTTAGCGAAATCAAAGTTTTTTAACAATATCATTTTTTATTTTTTAAATTTTAAATCCTTTCCTCCTGGTCTTGTAGCACTATTTATAATATCATCCCAAGATTTACCTTTTTGTCTTAAATAATCTATAGATGGTCCTAGTTTATCTCCATATTTCTCAATATTTCTTTTATATATTGTTTGCAAAAGTTCATCAGGAGTAAGTGATTTATACCTTACTCCTAATTCTCTTCTTAAACCATGTAAGTGCCTAGCTATTTCTTCAGAAGAATTACCTGCTGATTTCATTTTTTGAGCTAGAGAAGATAAGTTTTTAACTTCAGCTTCGTAAGCAGCTCTCAATGGAGGAATAGCTTTTATTGTGTTTGTTCTCAAAAACATTGCTCCAACAAATCTTAGTGAAGTTAGCATAAAAATAGGTGAATCAAAACCCATAGTATTTACATTCCCTTTTGCTAATGGAAATTCTCCTCCATAATAATTATGAGCCTGGATAGCCCAACCTACCATAGCAGATAAAACATCATCAGTAAAATTATAATTATGGAGAGATTCTATCGATGCTCTTCCTTGACCTATAGCTCTTATGGTAGTCCTAAATAATTCAAAATATTCTCCTTCGAAATACCATCCCTCTTTCGAACCATGTACCCCTCCTGAATGATAATATTGAATAGCAGAAGTTGCCATAGCACTATGCCCATATCCTACAACCCTTTTTGTTTTACGTGTTTGTCCTTCTTGTGGACAATCATTACAAAAACCTCCATTACCATTAGCACTCCATACACTTCTACCATTTTCAGGAGTTGCGTTCCAAGCTTCTGTTATAGAACTTACCGTAGTAGTCCCAGAAGGGTCTGCAAAATATACTGGATTATTATCAAAAGAAGTATAAGTAGACATGTTAAAATGAGTTACTGGGTCTATAGAACTCCATCTACCTAAAGTAGCATCATAATTCCTAGCGCCAAAATCATAGGTGTCCAAATCCATTTCTTCTGAGAACTCTTTTCCTCCAAATCCATAATTATGTTTACTTCCTATTGTTGGTGCTCCATATCCACGATTTTCTAAGCCGAAGGGATAGTAATGTTTTTCCTGTTTAATCTCAGAAGTTGAGATACTCCCATTGTTATTGGTATCTGCATAGGAGAGTCTGATGTTACCTAAATGGTCTTTATACTGGTATACATAAGTATACCCATTTGTATCAGGTTCTACATAGCCCTCAGGATGATTAAAGAACTCCAGATTACCATTTTTATAGATGTAGTTACCTACATAATCGGTCATAGTGGTATTATTTCCTTCCTTTACTATTTTTCGTAGTTTTACCCCAGTGGCGTCATAAATATAGCTAATATTCCCCTTACCGGAAACATTTATTCTTTTGGGAAGGTCTAGGTGATTATACACAGTTCCGGAAATCCCTTTGTTGTTGTCAACTGTTTGATTTCCGTTAGCATCATATGCATAGTCATTCCCTGTATTACTACCATCTGTAAATCCAAAGGTTTTATTTCCGCTATCCGTTACCTTTAGTAATTTGTTTCCTGCATTATAGGAATACACTAATTTATCCATTGCCCCGAAGGTAGTAGCAGCTGCGTTGGTATGCCCGTTTCTGTTAAGGGTTTGGATATTCCCATTTTTATCATAGGTAACCCCTAATAGGTTATAACTTCCTATATTGGCATATCCGGCAGTGATCCGATTTAAATCATCATACTGATAGGAATAAGAACGTTTGGTATTGTCACTGGCAGTTTTCCAGAGTGTCTCACTAATATTTCCATTGTATAGCTTATCAGCTCTGGAAGCATTTTCGGTCACCCTGTTATAATTAATCCCAAAGGCAAACAGATCTGATCCCAGATTGTTAACATCATTAATCCCGGTAAGCCACCCCCGTACATTATAGCTGTAATCTACTGTTTGCAGGTTATTCCCTACTTTTTTAGTTTTTAATTGCCCTAATGCATCATAGGTATTACTGACAATGGTCTGAGGTGAATCTCCATTAATAGACTGCTGATGGGTAAGCATTCTCCCCATATGATCATAACTAAAGGTATCTATGGTAATAACAGGCGCATTTCCTTCCTTTTGGTGCAGTGTTTTAGATTTTTCTACCCTTCCGGTAAAACTCAACAGGGATTCTGTCATCTCATTTGTTTTTAGAAAGGTATTTCTGGAAGCTGTGGTAATAACTCTTGCTTTTTGGTCATAGCCAATAGCAGTTTCAATCCAGTGGCTGGTATCTAATATTCTGGTTTGTGAAAAGGTAGGCAGTCCTTTTACATTCCTACTTAATGTTACTCCAAAGGAGTTTTGTGCAGGCATGGTATTCCCATGTAATAGCTGAGGCGCTTTATAATCATCGTAATACTGTATTGTATGTAACTCACTTATAGAAGTCGGATATGCCTGATTGGTATAATATACCGAGGTGGCATGTAATGTTACCGGAGTATCTACTCTGGACTCAAAAATATCTCCTGTAAAGTTATTTACTCTGTTTTGTAATACTTTTCGGGAAGCTCCATTGTTTGTTATCCCTGTATAGATTATTCTTCCAAAAGCATCGTATTTGGTAAATCTCCACTGATTATACGCTTTTTCTGAGTTTTCTTTTCGCAGACTAGCATCCTGAGTAAGTATGGGTTGATCTAATTTATTATAGATAATATACTCCCAATCTTTTCCGGGAACTTTCTTTTCGATAACTCTATTTCGATCGTCATATCGATATTGATAACACAGTTCTGCTAGTTCTGTAGCAGACACCCCGTCATTAACAACTACCTTGGGAGGTAGTACAAAACTTAAATTCCCAAATCTATCATATACATAATGAGTATCGTGCGCTTCTGCTGCATTATAGGTTCTTTTTAGAACTATCTGTCCCTGCTTGTTTTTATATTCTCTGGTGGTATGATTATCTTCATCAGCTCTCGTCCAGTTTTCATCTTTGATAATGGTAACCAGCAATTGATTGGGAGCATAGTTTCCATTTTTACGAAGTACTGGTTTTTCAGTATCCCCAGCTGTAAATGTAACCTCAAACAAGGGAATATCTGCCTGATTTGTTGTCCAGTCAGTTTTGATGGTATGATCAGCTGCCATGGCACTGATCTCACTGTTAGCTTTCCAGGCTGTTCCCGGAGCTGCTTGTTTGATCACCCGGTTTATAGGAGAGGCTTCAAAAACACTTTCTGAATAAGCATTAACACTAGTGCCTGTAAAATCCTGCGGGTAATTATTTTTATAATAAGCATCAATATCTGTAGCTACATTCACTGTTTTATAACTTCCCGCTACTGTTTCAGAAACAAAGGGTAGATACTGTTTGCCTTGTCTTCCATAGCTGTCATAGGTGATATGTGTTACAATATCCTTATGACTGGGGGCTGCTTTAATAGCTGTCTGTTGTTTAGGTCTTCCTAAATCATCAAAATAAGTAATGCTTTCAATTACATCTTTGTTATAGCGTATGTCCTGTGATCGCTTTAAAGGAGTCTGATAGGTTTTAGTATAGATGTAGTTTTCGTTATCTGATACTTGTGTTTTATATGGCAGATGCACACATCCGCTATTGGTTCCAAAGGTCTGCGGACATTTATCATCCTTATTAGCTACATATCCTTCAGGTTTTTGACATGCATTTTTAACATGCTGTGGATCTCCAAACCCATCATTATCCGTATCGGCATACCAGGCAGTAGGACGTTGTATCGTATAAGAAATACTACGAGCAGTACTCCAACATCCAGTCTGGTTATTTCTAGCTCTTAGGTAATAAGTAGTTCCCGTGGTATGGGTACTGGTTGTTTGATAGGTATCGGTGCTGGTTCCCGAAGATGTGCTCTGCCAATACCAGGTAACCCCGGAAGGAGGATTGCTTCTGGTTAACACTGTTTTATTACACTGCCTGTCAATAGCTGGTAAAGCAGGTACAGCAGGCGGGGTACTATGAATAACATAATCAATCTTTAAGGCAGGACTCCAACACTGTCTTTGAGCATCATAGGCTCTTAGATAGTAGGTATTCCCACTGTCTAGTGTAATTGAATTTCGTCCTTCTGCTTTACTGACTCCCGTAGGTGTTTTTTGCCAAAAATGATCATATAAGGCATTTCGTCTTCTAAGGGTGGTACTCCCACAGTGATATTGTTTAGAAATCAGACCACTCTGCGGAGTTGGGACTGTATGTAAATTATAAGATACCGCTCTGGCAGCACTCCAGCATCCTGTTTGATTATTTCTGGCTCGTATGTAATAAACATCTCCTGTGGTTCTGGTAACTGTTTTTGAGGAATTCGCTGTACTGGTTGCAGATGCAGAGCTCTGCCAATACCAGGTAATTCCAGAAGGAGGATTGCCTCTGGTTAGTACAGACTTACCACATTGATCAGAAACAGTAGGAAGTGAGGGGCTAGGTGGTATTGTTTTGATAGAATAGGTTATTTTCACATAGCCTCCCCAACATCCATTACTGTTATTTCTTGCTCTTAGATAATAGGTATTTCCACTGGTTCTTGTAATTGTTTTACTGGAATTGGCTGTACTGGTTGCAGATGCAGAGCTCTGCCAATACCATGTAATTCCAGAAGGAGGGTTGCCTCTGGTTAGTACAGACTTACCACATTGATTTGATACAGACGGGCTTTGAGGAGCCGAGGGAACAGGTTTTATAGCATAGTTGACTACTCTGGAAGTTCCCCAACATTTTGTTGTATTATTAAAAGCCCTAAGGTAATAACGAGACCCATTTACTCTTGTAATCGTTTTTGCGTTACTGGATCTACTAACTCCAGAAGCTGCACTTTGCCAGTACCAGATAATCCCAGAAGGAGGGTTACCTCTGGTAAGTGTAGCCTTTCCACATGAATTAACTACTGTTACAGCGGCAGGGGTAGCAGGTTTGGGAGATTCATCTACCTTTGCATTACAATTATTATCAATCCCATCACAAATCTCTAAAGCTCCGGGTTTTATATCAGCCCTGTTATCATTACAATCTCCGGCTCTTGTCACATAGCCTGAAGGTCGTACACTACGATATACCTTTGCATTAGGATTTCCATAGGTGTCCTTATCTACATCTTTGTAGAAGTTTCTGGGAGCAATATTGGTAATGAGTGCTGTCCCATCATTATAATCATCATCATTTCTAACATATCCTGAGGGTTTGGTACATTGTTTTTTTGTATTGTTTTTGTCTCCAAACCCATCATTATCCCTATCAGCATACCAGATGGTATTAGGATTAATGGTTGCATTACCATCGTTACAATCTCTGTTGTTAGAAACATAGCCCGCAGGTTTGGAGGTTTTACAGGTTGCCCGTCCTGGGTTTCCAAATCCGTCTCCATCTTCATCTCTATAGTACCAGGTACAGTTTCCATCTCCATCTCCTGGAATTCGAATAGAGGGATCACTTATCAGTTCAGGGGTTTGCTCAGGCTCAGGAGTCTGTCTTTGCTGTGCAAAAGAGATAGTGGATATGCATAAAAATAAAATCAGCAGTGATCCTTTATAATAACTATTTTGTAGTTTTTGATATGACTGTTTCATTTTTATTGGTTTTTATAGTGGTATTTGTTTTCTGAAATAAGGTTTCCATCGGCATCTTTTATAGAGTGAAGGCGTCCCAGAGAATCATAACTGTAATAAGTAGTTATTCCTTTGGGATCAGTAGTACTGGTTACTCCTATCATTGGATCATAGGTATAGGTAGTGATCAAGGCATCTGGTAATTGATCCCGCAATGCATTGAGTTTGTTTCTTAGAAGTTGTTCTTTACAATCCGGCTCACTACAATGGTCTGTATCTGCATTAGAAGCTGTTTTAATAGCGGCTACATAAGTCCTTACC contains:
- a CDS encoding toxin VasX yields the protein MKENNALEENQDKEYNTLVNTYTFTCQVGDIISQPSPVIEVHKAGIHLHFLRYGLFDRNTPFDSDIEVDAPASPTITPYTHGSVIRMTNGTPELEIPLRQDQQLNTYYPTVNLEEVTVLGIKELPKNDNFYVARTAMREGYLYLIDEADPQNNFLEYEIDALGFLHTISFKKNKDTNGNYKEYRTASKKPVSHVTVKKGSNWSICYSPVQWGLQYLQKVTTDTDYRKKRMKRIACTGFTKGEEQTEDPHILPYYKADAVFDKESAYSGSYHKTLQQIYATERAEEVRGNNETLEDMFIILDDPLGCAKDMNEALSDKVLHHQALIAAIQSGETQQKAYDRISKGDIETPTPKKAYYGHIYSLALTTYQMIYNDAETIQKYDGGGQGKDFFEVHPGDFTINRRITKAGTISTSKNYQIALGHGVNREKIHGILGINQRAQTRSVVNSYRKDLATLLQSDYFKPTLDDYLHSGTEKCVEGRDTCMELLDHLGTTPMIYERHLLLPREYTNSDQWVRWVWSIIDSDNESEHSGNSNADDFKGIDPLYGLLGVGLNLENIAGDKFKTSQKIAGVYTKRLKHLASLAFTTREQGGKSFQEIDQMVEFTVKKLNKNLKVYGKEMFEVRKSEIHLRLEELGVEIDPKYVKSGKYTGKKVDVWRILKESEGIELRQSQKGKHVLALRTMKEMDEETILKNARHERLAKMVNGRAFNGVFAILEVYNFYNAFVKAKQEKKGKEVTSFIASSFKLTEAGMNLQKAFMEHSGKEVTRFFEAGTKIAGTVGAVFTAAMCFWDAIEAGSARDDDKSLALVGAGMAFTVAAGVSITSTATTLGATSVAATGTALGLTGPVGWIAAAVGVGLLIVSEILTDTDLEYYFKHYLFSDYKDFPVIKGESPMEYIERLYQNRKLLVDKISPDYLILSDPYKASATLLDMTVCNHALVKIASYKKSLQHKKRRPSLVIHAEKITVQMTFLKFFNKPEQLDYKIYYFENGIWQGNPKELSNQNKPTIVLNEAIRPSVQIRFEIPKTIQKSSTSQSDMLFISRLTMDQALEHYFPYTLEKNQPRWLGALFKIAGNHYGFDYSMEKKFVISTLDDLKTPQAWQ
- a CDS encoding DUF6443 domain-containing protein; the protein is MKQSYQKLQNSYYKGSLLILFLCISTISFAQQRQTPEPEQTPELISDPSIRIPGDGDGNCTWYYRDEDGDGFGNPGRATCKTSKPAGYVSNNRDCNDGNATINPNTIWYADRDNDGFGDKNNTKKQCTKPSGYVRNDDDYNDGTALITNIAPRNFYKDVDKDTYGNPNAKVYRSVRPSGYVTRAGDCNDNRADIKPGALEICDGIDNNCNAKVDESPKPATPAAVTVVNSCGKATLTRGNPPSGIIWYWQSAASGVSRSSNAKTITRVNGSRYYLRAFNNTTKCWGTSRVVNYAIKPVPSAPQSPSVSNQCGKSVLTRGNPPSGITWYWQSSASATSTANSSKTITRTSGNTYYLRARNNSNGCWGGYVKITYSIKTIPPSPSLPTVSDQCGKSVLTRGNPPSGITWYWQSSASATSTANSSKTVTRTTGDVYYIRARNNQTGCWSAARAVSYNLHTVPTPQSGLISKQYHCGSTTLRRRNALYDHFWQKTPTGVSKAEGRNSITLDSGNTYYLRAYDAQRQCWSPALKIDYVIHSTPPAVPALPAIDRQCNKTVLTRSNPPSGVTWYWQSTSSGTSTDTYQTTSTHTTGTTYYLRARNNQTGCWSTARSISYTIQRPTAWYADTDNDGFGDPQHVKNACQKPEGYVANKDDKCPQTFGTNSGCVHLPYKTQVSDNENYIYTKTYQTPLKRSQDIRYNKDVIESITYFDDLGRPKQQTAIKAAPSHKDIVTHITYDSYGRQGKQYLPFVSETVAGSYKTVNVATDIDAYYKNNYPQDFTGTSVNAYSESVFEASPINRVIKQAAPGTAWKANSEISAMAADHTIKTDWTTNQADIPLFEVTFTAGDTEKPVLRKNGNYAPNQLLVTIIKDENWTRADEDNHTTREYKNKQGQIVLKRTYNAAEAHDTHYVYDRFGNLSFVLPPKVVVNDGVSATELAELCYQYRYDDRNRVIEKKVPGKDWEYIIYNKLDQPILTQDASLRKENSEKAYNQWRFTKYDAFGRIIYTGITNNGASRKVLQNRVNNFTGDIFESRVDTPVTLHATSVYYTNQAYPTSISELHTIQYYDDYKAPQLLHGNTMPAQNSFGVTLSRNVKGLPTFSQTRILDTSHWIETAIGYDQKARVITTASRNTFLKTNEMTESLLSFTGRVEKSKTLHQKEGNAPVITIDTFSYDHMGRMLTHQQSINGDSPQTIVSNTYDALGQLKTKKVGNNLQTVDYSYNVRGWLTGINDVNNLGSDLFAFGINYNRVTENASRADKLYNGNISETLWKTASDNTKRSYSYQYDDLNRITAGYANIGSYNLLGVTYDKNGNIQTLNRNGHTNAAATTFGAMDKLVYSYNAGNKLLKVTDSGNKTFGFTDGSNTGNDYAYDANGNQTVDNNKGISGTVYNHLDLPKRINVSGKGNISYIYDATGVKLRKIVKEGNNTTMTDYVGNYIYKNGNLEFFNHPEGYVEPDTNGYTYVYQYKDHLGNIRLSYADTNNNGSISTSEIKQEKHYYPFGLENRGYGAPTIGSKHNYGFGGKEFSEEMDLDTYDFGARNYDATLGRWSSIDPVTHFNMSTYTSFDNNPVYFADPSGTTTVSSITEAWNATPENGRSVWSANGNGGFCNDCPQEGQTRKTKRVVGYGHSAMATSAIQYYHSGGVHGSKEGWYFEGEYFELFRTTIRAIGQGRASIESLHNYNFTDDVLSAMVGWAIQAHNYYGGEFPLAKGNVNTMGFDSPIFMLTSLRFVGAMFLRTNTIKAIPPLRAAYEAEVKNLSSLAQKMKSAGNSSEEIARHLHGLRRELGVRYKSLTPDELLQTIYKRNIEKYGDKLGPSIDYLRQKGKSWDDIINSATRPGGKDLKFKK
- a CDS encoding CPBP family glutamic-type intramembrane protease gives rise to the protein MITSFFKDHFNRYNIDNRKARVFIPSLFIAFIVFLFCISIILKKIFPFEVEEIVTRTDKDLNVFSTTFFLVFTAIMEEFKYRGLLTKFNYKLVIFSLALLGTNILFLILKIKVHYLSPDSIFPMLRYIIMFSITTIVMYFILFKTLFGYQRQIKKGFNNYFNLILWMQVILFTLWHIFFSGQANERHVVSIFIMTSISALFFTYIRINYGVLYSIIVHFFYNFLISVFPIILIKILQTGR